CGCTGCTGCGGTACGTCGAGGGCCGCATAGTAAGTGCCGTTGCTGAGGGGCACAATGGTAATGAGCAGCGTGAGCGAACCGCCGGGCACTTTTAGTGGCCCTTGCCACTGGCCGCTCAGGCGCGGCGGCGCGGGGGCGGGAGCGGCGCAGCCGAGGCCGGCAGTAGCTAGCAAGTATAAGAAAAGTAATAATTTCTTCATAAAATTTAATTATCTTACGACGGTCAAATTAATAGCGTATTGTTGCTTACAAACTACTAACCATACTCTCTTTTAGCACGTTCGGATTGCTCATTCCGACCAGTACAAGCACTACCGTTGGCTGATTACGTCCAAAGAACCAACTGCTTAGGATACTATTTTATTTTTGAGAAAAACCCCACTATGACGGTTGGGGTAAAACCGGGGCTCCGGCTTGTCCGCCAGCCGCGCCCGGCGGTTTCTACGTAAGCCCCAGACCCTTCCCAACCTTCTCCACATGGCTACTCGCAAACCCGCTGCGCCCCCTACCCCCCCCAAGCGCCCCACCGCTAAGGATATGAAGGAGCATGCCCAGAAGCTGCCTTACCCCGCCAAACAGGCCGATATGAAGCTTCAGCCCCAGACCAGCCTGGCGGCCTACCAGGCCGCCGGCAAGCTGGTAGGCAAGGTGGCCTTAATCACGGGCGGCGACTCGGGCATTGGGCGGGCAGTGGCCATTGCCTTTGCCAAGGAAGGGGCCGACGTAGCCATCTTATTCAATGAAAACCAGGAGGATGCGCAGGAAACCCAGCGCTTAGTAGCGCTGGAAAAGCGCAAGTGCCAGCTCTTGCAGCTCGACGTACGCGACCGTGAGCAGGCGTTTCAGGCGGTACGGCTGGTGCGGGCTGAGCTGGGCGGGCTCAATATCCTGGTCAATAACGCGGCTTTTCAGTTGGCGCAGGAAAAATTTGAGGACATCCCGGAGGCCCAGATTCGGCGCACCTTCGATACCAATATTCTGGGCTACATGTGGATGGCACAGGCCGTGATTCCGCATTTGAAGAGCGGCGACTGCATTATCAATACGGGCAGCATCGTGGGCATCGTGGGCATTCCGTTACTGGTCGATTATGCCTGCACGAAGGCTGGTATTCACGCCCTTACCAAGTCGCTGGCACTGTACTTGGGCGAGCGCAATATTCGGGTGAACTGCGTAGTGCCGGGGCCGGTCTGGACGCCCAATATCCCCGGTACCATGCCGCGGGAGGAGATTGCGAAGTTTGGCCACGAGGTGGCCCTGAAGCGCCCCGGCCAACCCGAAGAAATAGCGCCGGCTTACGTGCTACTAGCCTCGCAGGACGGCTCGTTTATGACTGGCGCGCTGGTGCACGTGACGGGCGGTAAGCTCAGCAGCGACGAGTAAGTTTCCCCTAAACATCTGGCCGGTTTTGCCGTTCAGTTTTCGGCTCTCCCACGCTGCTAGCCGGCAGTGGGCGGGCTTCCAACCGTTTTTTGGTATGACTTTTCAGGAACTCCTTCCCACGGCGCACGTGTCGGCCGCTACCCGCGCCGCCCTCACCCAGCGCCTGGCCGACAACGTGGCCCCCTACGAGCCGCGGTTTTTGGCCCCCGAGACCTTCCAACTGCTGGTAGCCGTGGCGGCGCGCATCTTCCCGCAGCCTGAGCGGCCGGTACCCATCGCCTTAGCCCCGTCCGTGGACCAGCGCTTGGCCGAGGGCAAGTCCGACGGCTGGCGCTACGATGCCCTACCCCCCGACCGCGAGGCGTACCGCCTGGGCCTGGGCGGCATCCAGGAAATTGCGCAAAGCTTATTTCAGGTTGATTTTGAGCAGCTTGAACCCGCTAAGCAAGACGAGGTAGTCAAGGCGTTGGCTGGTGAAAACCCGCCCGGCGCGGCCTGGCAAACGCTGCCCGCCGGCCGCTTTTTCGAGGAAATGCTGGCCGAACTGACCGAAATCTACTACGCTCACCCCTGGGCGCAGGATGAAATCGACTACGTCGGCTACGCCGACCTGCCTGCCTGGACCAAAATCGGTCTCAACGAGAAAGACCCGCGTGAAAATTGATGTGCTGATTTCTTAATGTGTTGATGTACTAAGTGGGTAATATGGTGGTTACATGAACATATTTATTATTGAAATCCTAACATGCTAGCCAATCAGCACATCAAAAAAGCACATTAGCACATCAAAAAATCAGCACATCAATTTTATGCCTGACGAAGAAATTGCCGAAGAAGGTCTGCTGACCCCGACCAAGCCCGCCATTCAGGACCCGCTGCTGCGCGAATTGCTGGCGGCCAACGACGTGGCCCCCACGCTCCAGGAAAAGCCGCAGCCCCTACCCCCCGCCGCCGAGGCGGTCGATTGCATCGTGATTGGGCTGGGTGCGGGCGGCGCGCCGCTGCTGGCCCGCCTGGCCCAAGCGGGCCTCAAGGTGGTGGCGCTGGAAGCCGGCCCCTGGCACAACCCCGAAAAGGAGTTTGCTACTGATGAGCGGGCCCAGGATTTTCTGTTTTGGAACGATGAGCGGCTGGCGGCCGGCGGCGACCCGCTGGCAATGGGCCGCAACAACTCGGGCACCGGCGTGGGCGGCTCCACGCTGCACTACACTGCTTACACTCCCCGCCCGCTGCCCGACGACCTCCACATCAAGCGCGACTTTGGGGTGGGCGAGGACTGGCCGCTGACTTACGACGACCTGGCACCTTACTACGAGGAAGTAGAGCAGTTTTTGGGCATCTCTGGACCCACGCCCTACCCCTGGGGACCGGCCCGGCCCAAGGGCTACGCCCTACCCCCCCTACCGCTCAATAGCGCCGCCCAGCTGATGGTGCGTGGGGCCGACAAAATCGGGATTAAGACCGCGCCGGCCGCCAACGCGGCGCTGTCGGCGCGCTACTACCAGGAGGGCGTGGGCTGGCGCGAGGCGTGCACCAACCGCGGCTTCTGCCAGGCGGGCTGCTCCAACGGGGCTAAAGCCAGCATGGATGTCACCTACATTCCGCTGGCCGTGAAGTACGGGGCGGATATTCGGCCCAACAGTTTCGTGACGGAGATTGAGCGCGATGCCCGCGGCCACGTAGCGGCGGTTATTTATACCCAAAATGGCGAGCAGCATCGGCTAGCCTGCAAGAATCTGTTTCTTTGTGGGGGCGCGGTAGAGACGCCGCGCTTGCTGCTGCTCAGTGAGTTGGCCTTAACTAGCGGGCAAGTGGGGCGCAACCTGATGGCGCACACCGGCATTCAGGTGTGGGGCACTTTCCCGGATGAGGTGCGGCCCAACAAGGGTATTCCCGGCGGCCTCATCTCGCAGGATACGCACCGGCCGAAAGATGCCGATTTTGTGGGTGGCTACCTGCTGCAAAGCATTGGCGTGATGCCGGTTACGTTTGCGAGCCAGGCGGCGCGGGGGCGCAAGCTCTGGGGCCAGGCCATGCGCGACTACATGCGGCAGTTCAACCACATTGCGGGCATCAACATCCTGGGCGACTGCTTGCCCCACGCCGATAACCACGTAGAGCTGAGCGATGAGCTGGACACCAAGCAGCTGCCCAAGCCGCGCCTGCACTTCACAGCCCAGG
The genomic region above belongs to Hymenobacter psoromatis and contains:
- a CDS encoding SDR family oxidoreductase is translated as MATRKPAAPPTPPKRPTAKDMKEHAQKLPYPAKQADMKLQPQTSLAAYQAAGKLVGKVALITGGDSGIGRAVAIAFAKEGADVAILFNENQEDAQETQRLVALEKRKCQLLQLDVRDREQAFQAVRLVRAELGGLNILVNNAAFQLAQEKFEDIPEAQIRRTFDTNILGYMWMAQAVIPHLKSGDCIINTGSIVGIVGIPLLVDYACTKAGIHALTKSLALYLGERNIRVNCVVPGPVWTPNIPGTMPREEIAKFGHEVALKRPGQPEEIAPAYVLLASQDGSFMTGALVHVTGGKLSSDE
- a CDS encoding gluconate 2-dehydrogenase subunit 3 family protein; its protein translation is MTFQELLPTAHVSAATRAALTQRLADNVAPYEPRFLAPETFQLLVAVAARIFPQPERPVPIALAPSVDQRLAEGKSDGWRYDALPPDREAYRLGLGGIQEIAQSLFQVDFEQLEPAKQDEVVKALAGENPPGAAWQTLPAGRFFEEMLAELTEIYYAHPWAQDEIDYVGYADLPAWTKIGLNEKDPREN
- a CDS encoding GMC family oxidoreductase, producing MPDEEIAEEGLLTPTKPAIQDPLLRELLAANDVAPTLQEKPQPLPPAAEAVDCIVIGLGAGGAPLLARLAQAGLKVVALEAGPWHNPEKEFATDERAQDFLFWNDERLAAGGDPLAMGRNNSGTGVGGSTLHYTAYTPRPLPDDLHIKRDFGVGEDWPLTYDDLAPYYEEVEQFLGISGPTPYPWGPARPKGYALPPLPLNSAAQLMVRGADKIGIKTAPAANAALSARYYQEGVGWREACTNRGFCQAGCSNGAKASMDVTYIPLAVKYGADIRPNSFVTEIERDARGHVAAVIYTQNGEQHRLACKNLFLCGGAVETPRLLLLSELALTSGQVGRNLMAHTGIQVWGTFPDEVRPNKGIPGGLISQDTHRPKDADFVGGYLLQSIGVMPVTFASQAARGRKLWGQAMRDYMRQFNHIAGINILGDCLPHADNHVELSDELDTKQLPKPRLHFTAQENEVRMTAHAEKTMRAIWEAAGATDIWSFDRYAHIIGTARMGLSGDDAVVDRNGRAFDVPNLYICDNSVFPSALSVNPALTIMALSLRTADRFLEQQRVGG